The Arthrobacter zhaoxinii sequence AGGCAGGTAGATGCCCAGTTTCTTGGCTGCCGTGGCAGGCTTCATGGATTGGGGAGATTTCTCGGTGCTCATATTCCAAGGGTATCCGCCAGACGGGCCCCCGCCCTGTGGGCTAAGGTGTTCTGATGCCCACAGACACATCAGCACCCCTGCAGGGGTCGACGTCGCGGCCGCTGACCGTGGCCTACGTACCGGGCGTGACGCCGGGCAAATGGATTACCCGCTGGCGGGAACGGCAGAACCAGGAACTGCGCACTTTCCAGTGCGAGGAACCCGCAGCCCTGGAGGAACTTGCCTCCGGCCGGGCGGATCTGGCCTTTATCCGCATTCCTGCCGAAGGTTTTGCACGCCCGGACGGCGTGAACATGATTCCCCTTTATGAAGAGCAGCCGGTGGCCGCTGCCTCAAAGGAGCACCCACTGGCTGCCTTCGACGCAGTTGAGCTGGCTGACCTCGACGGCGAAACGATCCTGGACATCGACGAGATGGGAGGAGCACCAGTCGCGCTGGAAGTCGCGGCGGCCGGCAGCGGCATTGTGATCCTGCCCATGTCCGTAGCCCGTCTGTACTCCCGGAAGGACATTGAAGCGCGGCCGGTGAACGGCGTTCCGGCAACACGGATCGGCATTGCCTGGCTGCAGGATCGGGACGAGCCCGACATCGAAGAGTTCGTCGGCGTGGTGCGGGGACGGACCGCGAACAGCTCCCGCCAGCCCTCCATCCAGGCCGAACAGAAGTCTTCGGCGAAAAAGCGCACCAAGGAACGCCAGACGCGAAGCGGGCCCAAACCGGCCACGAAGTCAGGCGGCCGTCCAGGGGGCAAGGCCAAGGGTGGCGGCAAGGGCGGGAAACCACGCCGCAGCCGGTAGGCCACCACCCTTCCGGCACGGCTGACACCGCCCGGAGCCGGGGGTACCCTTTGGCGGGGATCCGGGGCTGCTGCGCGAGCCCAGCGACAATCCGGTTGCCGAAGCCTACCGGTCGGGGCCGTATCGGGAACGGCTGCCTGTCCTGGTCCTCGGGGTTCCCGATGTGCAGTGCAGGCCGAGTACGAGAGGATCAGGGGGTTAGGCGTCCAGTTCCTCGGGGAGCCGACCCTGGATTCGACGGGCGCGCAGGCCGTTTTCGACGACAGCTGCGGCAATTACCTCCAGCTTCACCAGGACTAAAGCGAGGGCCAATCGAGATGCTGCGCCGGCGCTGCCCCGGCCGCCTTTTCACCGCTTAGGAGTACCCCGAAAGGGAAACTCCCACGGTGTCTTGCTGTGTCATTGGGTCCGGAACAAACCCGTGGGATAGATTTTGCTCTTGCAGATGGAGGGTGAGGGCCACCCTGCTACGACAAGGGGGGGTAAAAATGAGCGAGGACACTTTTCTCGCCTTGATCCTGATCCCGTTCGGGGTGCTGGTTATGGTTCCCGGGCTGCTGGTCTACAACGGACGGTTCCGGCACTACCGGAAGGGCCTGAATACCATGTGGACCGGGGAACCGGCCCTCGCCAGCGCCTATCTCGGTGCTGCCCTTGCCGGCATCCCCGTCATGGGCATGGTGATCAGGTCTGACAACTTGCAGATGTTCGGCCTGTTGTTAGTCCCCGCTGTTTTCCTGTCCCTGGCCATCGGGATACTTGGAAACCTCTGGATGCCGCGTTTTATGAAACCTCGCTGGATCAAGGAGGCGGACGATGCCGCCAAGCGGCAGCGGCGGGTCGCAAAGGCCCTGGCCAGCACCCGCTAGCGCTCCCCCAGCCGCGGCCGCAGGCGGGATTCCTCCAAATCCAGCAGGCGCTGTGCCTCCGCAAGGGTCCGCGAAGCAAAACGTCCCTCCCGGCGGGCCAGGAGCAACTGGTCCCGTTCGGCCTCGACGACGGCGCGGCGCAGCGCCCGGTACTGGAGCTGCGGCGTCGGCTCCTCGTTGGCCCCGAGCGCCCGCACCCGCTCCCAGGCGAGCTCGCTGCGCAGGAAGGTGCTCTGCCGCACCCTTTCCACGACATCCGGGTCCACCTCCTGAGCCACGTCCAGGCATTCTTTGGGCTGCTCCAGGACCGTGAGTCCGGCACCGCTGAGCTCGTCGAGCAGCCTGGCCAGCTCGCGCTGGTCCGTGGCCACATCCCTGCCCTGGACGCCCAGGACGCGGATCAGCCACGGGAGGGTGAGGCCCTGCAGCAGCAGGGTTGCCACGGCGACGGTGAAGGCGATCAGTACCAGCTGCTCGTGATACGGGGTCTGCTCCGGCAGGGACTGGGCCGCGGCCAGGGTCACCACGCCGCGCATGCCGGACCAGGAAATCACCATGCCGCCGCGCCAGCCCAGACCTTCGCGGTTCAGCTGTTCGACGTCGGCCCGGCGCCGCAGGTAGAGCAGCTCGGCCCGCCGGTGCCGCCGGCGCTGCCGCTCATCCTTCAGCCCGCGCGCCTTGATCCGGTCCAGGCCGAGCCGGAACCGCTTGGTCCGCCGGGCCTGATGCCGGACCTTCAGCCGCAGCAGGTAGATCAGCGGCGTCACCCACGCGAAGCGCAGCAGGATCAGCAGCATAGTGGTGGCAAGACCGATGAGCACTGCATCGAGGACAGGAAGAAGACTGGTGTCGACGTTCTCCACCAGATGGCGCAATTCCAGCCCCATCAGCAGGAACACGCCGTTTTCCAGCAGGAACTGGATGGTCCGCCAGTTGATGCTGTCATTGATCCGGGCCTGCGCCGTGAACGCGGACGCGCTTCGGTGCCCGGTGTACAGCCCTGCAACCACCACGGCGAGCACACCGGATGCCCCGGCTTCCTCCGCCGGAATGAAGGCAAGGAACGGGACCACGAAGGAGATTGCGGTGTCCAGCACCGGATCGGAGAGTTTTGACCGGACGAAGACGGTGGCCGCGCCTACCAGCAGGCCAACGAGAACGGCAACGACGACGGCGAAACCGAAGTCGCCGATGCCGGCCCAGATGCTGGACAAGCCGCCGGCAGAAGCTGCGACGGCGGAGCGCAGCAGCACCAGGGCGGTGGCATCGTTGACCAGGCCTTCGCCTTCGAGCACCGTGACCAGGCGCGGAGGCAGGCCCAGCTTCTTTCCGATTGAGGTGGCCGCAACGGCGTCGGGCGGGCTGACGACGGCGCCCAGGGCCACCGCGGCGGCGAAGTTCAGGTCCGGCAGCAGCAGGTAGAGAAGCAGGCCCGTGGAGAAGGCGGAGAAAAGCACGAGGAAGACGGAGAGCGAGGAGATCGCGCCGATGTTCCGTCGGAAGTCCACCACGGGGACATTCACCGCCGCGGCGTAGAGCAGCGGGGGCAGCACACCCATCAGGATCCACTCGTGCGGAACCGAGAACTCAGGGACGCCCGGCGTGTAGGACAACGCCAGGCCCACCACCACCAGGATCAGTGGTGCAGCTATCCCAAGACGCCTGGAGAAGGCAGCTACGGTGACAATGACGGCAACGCCCGCCACGGAAACAAGACCCAATTCCACATATCAACATTAGCCCCGCTGCGGTGGCGGTCGCTGGCGGAGGGTCGGGTCAGGAGTAGGGGGACCAGCCGGTCAGGGCGGTCATGCCGTCTATGGTGACACCGAAAATCGCGTAGATGGTCACCGGCACCATCAACGCCCACTCCCGCCAGGATCCGGCCGCGCCGATCAGCGGCAGAGAGAAGGCCCCGCTGCTCCGCCAGAGCTTGCTGACCACTGGAAAGCGGACGAGCGAACGCGGCCGTTTGATCCGAAGCGGCCACAGGATCATGACCCCTTGATGGGTGAGGAGGTCGCCGACAATATGGACCGCCACGCCCAGCCCTACCGCAACGGGCAGCCAGTCGTTGTTTTCCGGGGCATACACGGCAATGAACGCCGAGAAAGCCAGGGCAAGGAACCAGCTGCGGGCCGGACCGCCGGCTATCTTCAGCGCCTTGAAGGCGAATCCCATCAGCAGCACGGACAGGATCCCCGCCCCCAGCGCTACGGAGCCGAAGACGGGTACGTCGGTGGTGATCCTGCCCAGCGCCGTCGCCAGTGCCACGAACACGGCCAGGCCGAGCAGGGAATGCGTGCCTCGGCGGTGCCCGCCGCTGACGGTTTCCGTCATGCGGGCGAGGATTTTCGTGATCGGCGGAAGGGAATGCGCAATGGTGCCGCTGTGATGATCGAGGTCCGGCAGCAGCGCCGCTCCGGCCGTCAACAGGGCGCCGGTGACGACGCCGAGCGGCGTCACCGGATACCAGCCGAAGGCGTGCGGAGCGGTGGATGCGACGGCTACCCAGGCCGCGGCGCCGCTAGCGGCATGGTGGCCACCCATCATGGTTGAAAAGTCCTTCCAGAGGGCGGTGCAGGCGCCGAAGAGTTTAGTGCAGCTATCTATTTTTCCACGGTTTCCTGCAGCCGGCGTTCACTCCGGACCGGCGGCGTCAGCGGTCAGGCGGCGGCGAACCCCAGATGGTAGAGAATGGCGTCCACGATTTCGGTCGGGGTATTTGTAATCTCGATCTTGAGGCCTGCCTCATCCGCGGACAGCGGCTCCAGGGTGTTCAACTGCGAGGGGAGAAGCGACGGGGGCATGAAGTGTCCGCTGCGTGTTTTCATGCGTTCGGCAAGCAGTTCCCTGTCTCCGTCCAGATGTACGAAGGTGACCGCTCCCGGCGCCTGGGCAAGGACGTTTCGGTAAGTGCGTTTCAAGGCCGAACAGGTGACGATGGTGGAACGGCTGTTGGCTTCCTGTATGCCCATCCAGTCGCGGATGGCGTGGAGCCACGGCCACCGGTCGTCGTCATCGAGCGGGACGCCGGCGGACATCTTGGCGATGTTGGCTGCGGGATGGAACTCGTCCGCTTCGGCAGCGATCCAGCCGAGGCGTTTGGAGAGCAGGTTGGCGACGGTGGTTTTGCCCGAGCCGGCAACGCCCATGATGACGAGGTGCTGTGCAGTGGGGGACATTCAATCTCCTTGGGGACGCCATTGTCAGGGTGTGGACCGGCTTGCCGCTCGGTGGCATAAAGGTATCACCAACGCAGTGGGAATTCCCCGGACCAACGGCTTGGGCAAAGAACTGGACTGCAGAGGGCCAAGGGGCGGACGCTAGGCTGGAGCAGGTTCCTGGTAGGAGAACCGCTGACCAAATAGCCGCTTCTCTATATGCACTTTGGAGAATATAGCGCCTGAACCCCGGAAAGACGCGAATTATGAGTGAATCCGCCGGCGCGCCGGCTGCGGTCCTGAATGCCCGGATCATCGAAACGCTGGGCCGGGACATTGCCTCTGGCGTGCTCGCACCGGGGGATCGGCTGACGCTCGAAGGGCTCCAGCAGGAGTTTGGTGTTTCCCGCACCGTGGTCCGCGACTGCATGCGGATCCTGGAGTCCATGAACCTGGTGTACTCCAAGCGACGGGTCGGCATAGTGGTGCAGAAACCCGAGGTGTGGAATGTGTTCGATCCACGCGTGATCAAATGGCGGCTTGCCGGACCCGGCCGGGCCGAACAATTCCGGACGCTGACCGAGCTGAGGGTGGGAGTGGAGCCGGTGGCGGCGGCTGCTGCCGCCCGGAACGCCGCGCCGGATGAACGCGCCCGGCTGGTGGAGCTGGCCGAAGCGCTCAGGAGGCTCGGGGAAGCAGGGGACCTGGACGCGTTCCTGCAGACCGATGTCGAATTCCATACGTTGCTGCTGCGTGCCAGCGGCAACGACATGTTCGCTTCCCTGCAGGACGTGGTCGCCGAGGTGCTCGCCGGCCGCACCCATCAGGGACTGATGCCGCCGCATCCGACCGAGGAGGGTCTGCGGGGGCATCTGCTGGTGGCTGAAGCCGTTGCCGCGGGGGACGGTTCCGCTGCACTGGCTCATATGACCAATCTGCTGGAAGAGGTGCGGCAGGCCGTCGTCGGCTAGCCAGCGCACCCCCGGGCACGGGCCCGGCCGCGCCTGGAAAACCCCCGTAGACAGCAAATGCCGGCGTACCCCGCGGAACGGGGCACACCGGCAAGGGAAGCTAAGCAGTCCTAGCGGGTCGGCTCCATGTTGCTGTCTTCGGGGGTGACCACCGAGGCGGTGGCGGAGATGTTCTCGGCGTCGACCATCCAGGCGTACTGCTCCAGCTTGGCAATGAAGCCGTGCAGGATATCCGCGGTGGTCGGGTCTTCTTCGTCGACCTGATCATGGACGTCGCGCATCGTCTTGACGACGGCGTCGAGCATGGCGACCACGTGCGTTACGGTGTCGCGGGTGTCCACCAGGCCGGCGGGGAACGGGGGCAGGCTGGTGCCGTTGGCCACCGCGACGCTGCGGCCGTCCGGCACTGCGCGGAGCGCGCGCATGCGTTCGGCCAGTTCATCGGCGAAGATGCGTGCATCGTCAATGATCTCGTCAAGCTGCAGGTGCAGATCCCGGAAGTTCTTTCCC is a genomic window containing:
- a CDS encoding LysR family transcriptional regulator substrate-binding protein translates to MPTDTSAPLQGSTSRPLTVAYVPGVTPGKWITRWRERQNQELRTFQCEEPAALEELASGRADLAFIRIPAEGFARPDGVNMIPLYEEQPVAAASKEHPLAAFDAVELADLDGETILDIDEMGGAPVALEVAAAGSGIVILPMSVARLYSRKDIEARPVNGVPATRIGIAWLQDRDEPDIEEFVGVVRGRTANSSRQPSIQAEQKSSAKKRTKERQTRSGPKPATKSGGRPGGKAKGGGKGGKPRRSR
- a CDS encoding cation:proton antiporter is translated as MELGLVSVAGVAVIVTVAAFSRRLGIAAPLILVVVGLALSYTPGVPEFSVPHEWILMGVLPPLLYAAAVNVPVVDFRRNIGAISSLSVFLVLFSAFSTGLLLYLLLPDLNFAAAVALGAVVSPPDAVAATSIGKKLGLPPRLVTVLEGEGLVNDATALVLLRSAVAASAGGLSSIWAGIGDFGFAVVVAVLVGLLVGAATVFVRSKLSDPVLDTAISFVVPFLAFIPAEEAGASGVLAVVVAGLYTGHRSASAFTAQARINDSINWRTIQFLLENGVFLLMGLELRHLVENVDTSLLPVLDAVLIGLATTMLLILLRFAWVTPLIYLLRLKVRHQARRTKRFRLGLDRIKARGLKDERQRRRHRRAELLYLRRRADVEQLNREGLGWRGGMVISWSGMRGVVTLAAAQSLPEQTPYHEQLVLIAFTVAVATLLLQGLTLPWLIRVLGVQGRDVATDQRELARLLDELSGAGLTVLEQPKECLDVAQEVDPDVVERVRQSTFLRSELAWERVRALGANEEPTPQLQYRALRRAVVEAERDQLLLARREGRFASRTLAEAQRLLDLEESRLRPRLGER
- a CDS encoding metal-dependent hydrolase, with the translated sequence MMGGHHAASGAAAWVAVASTAPHAFGWYPVTPLGVVTGALLTAGAALLPDLDHHSGTIAHSLPPITKILARMTETVSGGHRRGTHSLLGLAVFVALATALGRITTDVPVFGSVALGAGILSVLLMGFAFKALKIAGGPARSWFLALAFSAFIAVYAPENNDWLPVAVGLGVAVHIVGDLLTHQGVMILWPLRIKRPRSLVRFPVVSKLWRSSGAFSLPLIGAAGSWREWALMVPVTIYAIFGVTIDGMTALTGWSPYS
- a CDS encoding gluconokinase yields the protein MSPTAQHLVIMGVAGSGKTTVANLLSKRLGWIAAEADEFHPAANIAKMSAGVPLDDDDRWPWLHAIRDWMGIQEANSRSTIVTCSALKRTYRNVLAQAPGAVTFVHLDGDRELLAERMKTRSGHFMPPSLLPSQLNTLEPLSADEAGLKIEITNTPTEIVDAILYHLGFAAA
- a CDS encoding FadR/GntR family transcriptional regulator translates to MSESAGAPAAVLNARIIETLGRDIASGVLAPGDRLTLEGLQQEFGVSRTVVRDCMRILESMNLVYSKRRVGIVVQKPEVWNVFDPRVIKWRLAGPGRAEQFRTLTELRVGVEPVAAAAAARNAAPDERARLVELAEALRRLGEAGDLDAFLQTDVEFHTLLLRASGNDMFASLQDVVAEVLAGRTHQGLMPPHPTEEGLRGHLLVAEAVAAGDGSAALAHMTNLLEEVRQAVVG
- a CDS encoding Dps family protein → MKASEELATNLQAVLVDMIELHLQGKQAHWNVVGKNFRDLHLQLDEIIDDARIFADELAERMRALRAVPDGRSVAVANGTSLPPFPAGLVDTRDTVTHVVAMLDAVVKTMRDVHDQVDEEDPTTADILHGFIAKLEQYAWMVDAENISATASVVTPEDSNMEPTR